From Lepus europaeus isolate LE1 chromosome 3, mLepTim1.pri, whole genome shotgun sequence, a single genomic window includes:
- the PPARD gene encoding peroxisome proliferator-activated receptor delta isoform X2 yields MEQPREETPEVRKEEEKEEVAEAEGAPELSGGPEHALPSSSYTDLSQSSSPPVLLDQLQMGCDGASCGSLNMECRVCGDKASGFHYGVHACEGCKGFFRRTIRMKLEYEKCERSCKIQKKNRNKCQHCRFQKCLALGMSHNAIRFGRMPEAEKRKLVAGLTAVEGHQHSPQVADLKAFSKHIYNAYLKNFNMTKKKARGILTGKASHTAVTLLKYGVHEAIFAMLASIVNKDGLLVANGSGFVTREFLRSLRKPFSDIIEPKFEFAVKFNALELDDSDLALFIAAIILCGDRPGLMNVPQVEAIQDTILRALEFHLQANHPDAQYLFPKLLQKMADLRQLVTEHAQMMQRIKKTETETSLHPLLQEIYKDMY; encoded by the exons ATGGAGCAGCCTCGGGAGGAGACCCCTGAGGTtcggaaagaggaggagaaagaggaagtggcagaggcagaaggagcccCAGAGCTCAGTGGGGGACCAGAGCATGCGCTTCCTTCCAGCAGCTACACAG ACCTGTCCCAGAGCTCCTCGCCGCCCGTGCTGCTGGACCAGCTGCAGATGGGCTGTGATGGGGCCTCGTGCGGCAGCCTCAACATGGAGTGCCGGGTGTGCGGAGACAAGGCTTCAGGCTTCCACTACGGTGTCCATGCGTGTGAGGGCTGCAAG ggcTTCTTCCGTCGGACGATCCGCATGAAGCTGGAGTACGAGAAGTGCGAGCGGAGCTGCAAGATCCAGAAGAAGAACCGCAACAAGTGCCAGCACTGCCGCTTCCAGAAATGCCTGGCCCTGGGCATGTCGCACAATG CCATCCGCTTTGGCCGGATGCCAGAAGCCGAGAAGAGGAAGCTGGTGGCAGGGCTGACGGCGGTCGAGGGGCACCAGCACAGCCCGCAGGTGGCGGATCTGAAGGCCTTCTCCAAGCACATCTACAATGCCTACCTGAAAAACTTCAACATGACCAAAAAGAAGGCCCGCGGCATCCTCACCGGCAAGGCCAGCCACACGGCG GTGACCCTCCTGAAGTACGGCGTGCACGAGGCCATCTTCGCCATGCTGGCCTCCATCGTCAACAAAGACGGGCTGCTGGTGGCCAATGGCAGTGGCTTCGTCACCCGTGAGTTCCTGCGCAGCCTCCGCAAGCCCTTCAGTGACATCATCGAGCCCAAGTTTGAGTTCGCTGTTAAGTTCAATGCTCTTGAACTTGATGACAGTGACTTGGCTCTGTTCATCGCAGCCATCATTCTGTGCGGAG ACCGGCCAGGCCTCATGaatgtgccgcaggtggaggccaTCCAGGACACCATCCTGCGTGCCCTTGAGTTCCACCTGCAGGCCAACCACCCCGACGCCCAGTACCTCTTCCCCAAGCTGCTGCAGAAGATGGCGGACCTGCGGCAGCTGGTCACCGAGCATGCCCAGATGATGCAGCGCATCAAGAAGACCGAGACCGAGACCTCGCTGCACCCCCTGCTCCAGGAGATCTACAAGGACATGTACTGA
- the PPARD gene encoding peroxisome proliferator-activated receptor delta isoform X1 — protein sequence MEQPREETPEVRKEEEKEEVAEAEGAPELSGGPEHALPSSSYTDLSQSSSPPVLLDQLQMGCDGASCGSLNMECRVCGDKASGFHYGVHACEGCKGFFRRTIRMKLEYEKCERSCKIQKKNRNKCQHCRFQKCLALGMSHNAIRFGRMPEAEKRKLVAGLTAVEGHQHSPQVADLKAFSKHIYNAYLKNFNMTKKKARGILTGKASHTAPFVIHDIETLWQAEKGLVWKQLVNGLPPYKEISVHVFYRCQCTTVETVRELTEFAKSIPNFSNLFLNDQVTLLKYGVHEAIFAMLASIVNKDGLLVANGSGFVTREFLRSLRKPFSDIIEPKFEFAVKFNALELDDSDLALFIAAIILCGDRPGLMNVPQVEAIQDTILRALEFHLQANHPDAQYLFPKLLQKMADLRQLVTEHAQMMQRIKKTETETSLHPLLQEIYKDMY from the exons ATGGAGCAGCCTCGGGAGGAGACCCCTGAGGTtcggaaagaggaggagaaagaggaagtggcagaggcagaaggagcccCAGAGCTCAGTGGGGGACCAGAGCATGCGCTTCCTTCCAGCAGCTACACAG ACCTGTCCCAGAGCTCCTCGCCGCCCGTGCTGCTGGACCAGCTGCAGATGGGCTGTGATGGGGCCTCGTGCGGCAGCCTCAACATGGAGTGCCGGGTGTGCGGAGACAAGGCTTCAGGCTTCCACTACGGTGTCCATGCGTGTGAGGGCTGCAAG ggcTTCTTCCGTCGGACGATCCGCATGAAGCTGGAGTACGAGAAGTGCGAGCGGAGCTGCAAGATCCAGAAGAAGAACCGCAACAAGTGCCAGCACTGCCGCTTCCAGAAATGCCTGGCCCTGGGCATGTCGCACAATG CCATCCGCTTTGGCCGGATGCCAGAAGCCGAGAAGAGGAAGCTGGTGGCAGGGCTGACGGCGGTCGAGGGGCACCAGCACAGCCCGCAGGTGGCGGATCTGAAGGCCTTCTCCAAGCACATCTACAATGCCTACCTGAAAAACTTCAACATGACCAAAAAGAAGGCCCGCGGCATCCTCACCGGCAAGGCCAGCCACACGGCG CCCTTTGTGATCCACGACATCGAGACATTGTGGCAGGCGGAGAAGGGCCTGGTGTGGAAGCAGCTGGTGAACGGCCTGCCGCCCTACAAGGAGATCAGCGTGCACGTGTTCTACCGCTGCCAGTGCACCACTGTGGAGACCGTGCGGGAGCTCACGGAGTTCGCCAAGAGCATCCCCAACTTCAGCAACCTCTTCCTCAACGACCAGGTGACCCTCCTGAAGTACGGCGTGCACGAGGCCATCTTCGCCATGCTGGCCTCCATCGTCAACAAAGACGGGCTGCTGGTGGCCAATGGCAGTGGCTTCGTCACCCGTGAGTTCCTGCGCAGCCTCCGCAAGCCCTTCAGTGACATCATCGAGCCCAAGTTTGAGTTCGCTGTTAAGTTCAATGCTCTTGAACTTGATGACAGTGACTTGGCTCTGTTCATCGCAGCCATCATTCTGTGCGGAG ACCGGCCAGGCCTCATGaatgtgccgcaggtggaggccaTCCAGGACACCATCCTGCGTGCCCTTGAGTTCCACCTGCAGGCCAACCACCCCGACGCCCAGTACCTCTTCCCCAAGCTGCTGCAGAAGATGGCGGACCTGCGGCAGCTGGTCACCGAGCATGCCCAGATGATGCAGCGCATCAAGAAGACCGAGACCGAGACCTCGCTGCACCCCCTGCTCCAGGAGATCTACAAGGACATGTACTGA